TCCAAAAGAATCTTTTCAATTTTTTTAGTCATTGATAAAAGAGCATGAGAAACAGCCTGTCTTGAAATATCAAAGTTTTTAGCAATTTCTATGTTTTGCATACCGCTTCTTCGCATAGTCCAGAATGCAAATTGTTTTTCATCAGTTGGCAGGAACATATGTCAATATGTGAATGTTGACAAAATATACTTTGTGGATATAAATATTTTTACATAGAATGATAATTTTCATGAAAGTTTTAAATGAAACATATATAATGATGAAAATTAAACATCAATGTACACATATGTCAAAAAAAATATATTCACGGATATTCAGAAACAGAGTCGGGGAGACTTTCTATACAGGCTATGACTTTAAATGAAATTCTTTATGGCGATACTATATTTAAAGAAGGCTCGCTTGTCCTTGAAGCCGGATGCGGAGTCGGCGCCCAGACAAAAGCAATTGCAAAAAATAGTCCCGGTGCGAGGATAATTTCTGTTGACATTTCACTAAAATCACTCAGCGCCGCCAGAAAAAAAGCAGCTGATGAGACTAATTTTCCTGCTGAATATTTAAACTGCGATATATTCAGCCTGCCGTTTTTAAAGAATTCCTTTGACTATATTTTCGTATGCTTTGTATTAGAGCACTTAAAAAATCCAAGGGATGCGCTTTTGGAGCTTTTAAAATTCTTAAAGCCCGGCGGGGAGATAATTGTAATTGAAGGCGATCACGGCTCTGCCTTTTTTTATCCTGATAGTTCTGATGCTAAAAGAAACATCGAATGCCTTGTCTCTCTTCAGGCAAAGGCCGGCGGCGATGCCTTAATTGGAAGAAGACTTTATCCTCTTTTAAAAGATGCAGATTTTTCTGATGTATGTGTTTTTCCAAGAATAATTTATGCAGACAGCTCAAACCCTGCACTTGTCAGAGGTTTTACAAAAAAGACATTCACAGCAATGGTAGAGGGGGTGGGTTTTGATGTAATATCATCAGGGATAATGACAGAAAAAGAATGGGAAAACGGAATTCGTGCCCTTTACAGGACTTGTGAAGAGGACGGAACATTTTGCTATACATTTTTCAAAGCGACAGGAAAAAAAATCTGATTTTTTTTAGATATCGTAAAAATATTAAATTTCAGAATCATATTATTAGAAAATAATAACTAAAAGAAGATATTTATGAAAAATATAAATTTAAGAAGGACAA
The genomic region above belongs to Methanomicrobium antiquum and contains:
- a CDS encoding methyltransferase domain-containing protein, which codes for MTLNEILYGDTIFKEGSLVLEAGCGVGAQTKAIAKNSPGARIISVDISLKSLSAARKKAADETNFPAEYLNCDIFSLPFLKNSFDYIFVCFVLEHLKNPRDALLELLKFLKPGGEIIVIEGDHGSAFFYPDSSDAKRNIECLVSLQAKAGGDALIGRRLYPLLKDADFSDVCVFPRIIYADSSNPALVRGFTKKTFTAMVEGVGFDVISSGIMTEKEWENGIRALYRTCEEDGTFCYTFFKATGKKI